The proteins below are encoded in one region of Phaseolus vulgaris cultivar G19833 chromosome 1, P. vulgaris v2.0, whole genome shotgun sequence:
- the LOC137814903 gene encoding transcription factor bHLH149-like yields MASFHSNLHSATSSQHSNHKKRRKLTHHASLAPWTSQTEHRIYAFNLLHALRRKSPAAARDVRAAADRALAATAKGRTHWSRAILANPFGRWKQRHHRKARKSGSGLVKKRTPEIRRTVPPLQKKARVLGRLIPGCRKLSFPKLLEEAGDYISALEMQVRAMTALADLLAGGPTPPAPLRLS; encoded by the coding sequence ATGGCGTCTTTCCACTCAAACCTCCATTCTGCTACGTCATCACAACACTCCAATCACAAGAAGCGCCGCAAACTGACGCACCACGCTTCCCTCGCTCCCTGGACTTCCCAAACCGAACACCGCATCTACGCCTTCAACCTCCTCCACGCGCTCCGCCGTAAAAGCCCTGCCGCCGCCCGCGATGTCCGCGCAGCCGCCGACCGCGCCCTCGCCGCCACGGCTAAAGGCCGAACTCACTGGAGCCGCGCGATTCTCGCGAATCCGTTTGGCCGGTGGAAGCAGAGGCACCACAGGAAGGCCAGGAAGTCCGGCTCCGGATTGGTGAAGAAGAGGACTCCGGAGATTCGGAGAACGGTTCCGCCGCTGCAGAAGAAAGCGCGCGTTCTCGGACGGTTAATCCCCGGTTGCCGGAAGCTGTCGTTCCCGAAGCTTCTAGAAGAAGCCGGTGACTACATATCTGCCTTGGAGATGCAAGTGCGAGCCATGACGGCTCTCGCCGACCTTCTCGCCGGCGGTCCCACGCCCCCGGCTCCGCTCCGTTTGAGTTGA